TCTGCCAGCTTCTGCTTGTAGAGAATATTGACGGATTTCGGATGGAGATTTGCCGGACAGGAGAATAATTCGCAGGCATTACATTCACAACATAATTGGGCAATTTGTTGTTCTTTCACGTCCTCTAGATTGTAGCTCAGAGCACGCATAACTTTATGGGGTTGCATATTGTGTCCTAGGAGATAGCGAGGACACAGATCAGTACACATACGACATTGTTCACAGGCGGTTTTACCAATGACTCTTGCTCGATCAAGACCGACGGATTTTTTCCGAATGAGAAAGTGATCTTTTTTTAGTAGTACATAGCCTTTGCTTTTTTTGGTGACAAACCCATCGATGTTGTTCATGATAGATCCCATCATGGGACCACCGTCGATAACAGCGTAATCATCAATCGTTTCCACACCGCATTGTGCAATGACTTCCCGAATGGATACTCCCACAGGTACTTTGAGGGTCATGCGGTGTGGAATATCTCCGGCGACGGTGATATACGTTTCTGTGACAGGGTTCCCGGCCATGGCATTCCATATATTTAGTGCTGTTTCTGCATTGATTACGACACAGCCCACTTTCAGGGGAATAGAAGCTTCTGGAACAATTCTTTGAGTCAGTTCATGAACCAGAACCTGTTCATCACCCGCAGGATAGATATCCCGAAGTTCCATGACTTCCATGTAATCTGATAGTCCCAGAGCGACGATTCTTTCTCGCATGAGGATAATGACCTCTTTGTGTTTGCCCTTGATACCAATGATGGCTTTGCGAGCTTCAATATATCGTCCCGCCGCTTCCATTCCCCGGATGATTTCATCAGGAAACTGCTCCATCAATTGCTGGTCCACTCTGAGCAGGGGTTCACATTCTGCTCCATTAAGCAATATATACTCGGCTTTAGACGTTAGTTTGGCGTGAGTTGGAAATCCAGCGCCTCCCGCCCCGATAACCCCTGCATCCTTGAGTATGTTTAGTAGATCCAACGTTTCCCACCTCCAGTTTTTCTCTAGAACTTGCAATCTTCGTCGATGATTCCTACAATGGCTGCATCAATCGGTACATCGTCCCGACCCAACATTCTACGGGCCGCACTGCCAATACAGATAAGCACTCGTTCGTCAATGCCGGCGCCGATAGTGTCGGCAGCGATCAGGATACGCCCTGCATCAATACCACCGAGGACCTCCACCAACATGAACTTCAGTCCTACGAGGGAATCAGCCTTTCTGGTTGACCAGATACTATCTATTACTTTTGCCGCTATCATTGAATCTCACCTGTTTTTACTTCATTAAATTTATATTGTATCTCATGAATAGCGGCTTCCACCGACGCCGTATCCCCAAAAATAGCAATCATAATCATATTCTGGGGACATTGACCTTTAATGTCTTCCACGACGACTCCTGCTGCTTTCTCTGCAATATCGGCAGCGAAAACCATATCAATCAGCTTCCCTTGAAC
This sequence is a window from Desulfosporosinus sp. Sb-LF. Protein-coding genes within it:
- a CDS encoding 4Fe-4S dicluster domain-containing protein, yielding MDLLNILKDAGVIGAGGAGFPTHAKLTSKAEYILLNGAECEPLLRVDQQLMEQFPDEIIRGMEAAGRYIEARKAIIGIKGKHKEVIILMRERIVALGLSDYMEVMELRDIYPAGDEQVLVHELTQRIVPEASIPLKVGCVVINAETALNIWNAMAGNPVTETYITVAGDIPHRMTLKVPVGVSIREVIAQCGVETIDDYAVIDGGPMMGSIMNNIDGFVTKKSKGYVLLKKDHFLIRKKSVGLDRARVIGKTACEQCRMCTDLCPRYLLGHNMQPHKVMRALSYNLEDVKEQQIAQLCCECNACELFSCPANLHPKSVNILYKQKLAEQGIKYQPIQMDFQARSARDYRLIPSKRLVIKIGLTAFDKPAPMTQVEFRPEYIQIALRQHIGAPAIPVVAVGEQVKAGQLIGKIPDNSLGATVHSSFNGTVIELRDNSIVIKVG
- a CDS encoding BMC domain-containing protein: MDFRIIKSPSSGTVDLLFRRKGSASTIPIENYDAVGLVQGKLIDMVFAADIAEKAAGVVVEDIKGQCPQNMIMIAIFGDTASVEAAIHEIQYKFNEVKTGEIQ
- a CDS encoding EutN/CcmL family microcompartment protein — protein: MIAAKVIDSIWSTRKADSLVGLKFMLVEVLGGIDAGRILIAADTIGAGIDERVLICIGSAARRMLGRDDVPIDAAIVGIIDEDCKF